DNA from Desulfitibacter sp. BRH_c19:
AATTCTCTCAAAAACATCATGATAAAGGAAATGCACTTTTCCCTGATGTAGTAGGTCTCCTTGAACAGCTTAAAAATAATGGTTTTAAGATTGGTCTTGTTACTTCAAAAACCACTACTTCGGGAAAAAGAAATCTTGAGTTTTTTAACATAAAAAAGTTTTTTGATTTCTTAATATATTTTGAAGATGTCGATAAGCATAAACCAAATCCTGACCCTTATGAAAAAATGATAAACATGATGGGTTTGGATACCTCAGAAATAATTTCTATAGGTGATAGCCCTTATGACATATTAGGTAGCAAAAGGGCTGGATTGACAACTGTATTAGTTGGCTGGACCACATTTTCTAATGAATCGTTTATAAATTGCCAACCAGATTATATAATTAATGACTTTGAAACATTCTTAAAAATGCTAAGATAAAAGTAAAAGCAACCAGTTGGTTGCTTTTTTGCTTTTATCTTTTAAATAAAGAACCTATGATATTTTTTGAACTATTTAGAGCCAATTTTATTACACTCTTATTGGCAGCAAATGTTTTATCCAAAGAATTTACCACATAGTCTAATTCCTCATAGGTTACAGTTAATGGTGGTTCAAGCCTTATAACATTAGGGTTATTAATTGTATAGGCTGTAATAATATTATGTGCATTAAGGAGTTCCCCAGCAACAAGAGCGCCTGTGTATTCTTGACTAAGTTCACTTACCTTACCACCAATCATTTTATCCAAAACCGATTTTCCCTGCTGAAATTCTATTCCTACTAGTAGCCCTTTTCCTCTAATATCTTGTATAAGTGGGTATTTATTTTTTAATTCTAGAAGTCTTTTTAATAGATATTCGCCCTTTTCTTCTGCTTCATTAATTAAGTTTTCATCATATATTACACCTATAGTTGCTATTGCTGCTGCTACTGCCCAGCTATTGCCACCAAATGTAGATGTATGTAAAGTAGCCCTATCAGTTTCCCCATATGATTTCTCCCATATTGCCTTTGAAGTGATAAAAACGCCAATTGGCATTATTCCACCGCCCAATGACTTTGCAAGACACATAATATCTGGTATAACATCATCCCATTCTGATGCAAACATTTTTCCAGTTCTCCCAAAACCTGTTTGAACCTCATCTACTATTAATAAAGTCTCATATTTTGTACATATTTTTCTAACTTCTTTTAAATAACCTTCTGGGGGTACTATAATTCCACCCTCGCCTTGAATTGGCTCAACAATAAAACAGGCTACATCTTTATTAATTAGCGCCTTTTCTAAGCCCTCCAGATCCCCAAATGGAACTGCTTCACATTGAGGAATTAGTGGATAAAAGGGTTTTTGATACTTAACTCTTCCAGTAACAGACAATGCCCCTGCTGTCTTTCCATGAAAAGATCCTTCACAATAGACAATTTTGCCCTTTCCAGTATATATTTTTGCCGTCTTAAGGGCACCCTCTACGGCTTCAGCTCCACTATTACCAAAAAAGACATTAGAAAGATTTCCAGGAGTAATTTCTGCTAGATTATATGCCAATACTGATGCAAGGGGATTGATACTCGCCTGTAGAATATTTGGCATTGCTTTAATTTTGTCAATTGCAGCTATTACTGCTGGATGATTATGTCCAATGTTTAATGAACCATATCCACCTAGAAAATCTAAATAGGAATTTTCTTCCTCATCCCAAACTTGTACACCAAAGGCACGTACATACTTTTTATCAAAGTTTAATAATCCAAGTAGATTACCTAAGGCTGGGTTAACATTGGTTTTATAGATTTTCTTTATGCTATCTCTATTTAATTGTAAAGCATCATCAATAGTCATTAAGCTATCTCTCTTCACCATTAGTTCACCTCATTGTTATTTTTTAACTTTATATGTAGTATCTGCCATGCGGAAATAATTACAACGGTTAAACAATTTAATTTTAGTCAAACTATTAATGTACTAAAAAAAATTCTAGGAGGATGATTAAATGACTGTTGGGCAAAAACTTCATCAAGCACTAAATAGTATTGACTCTGCAAAGATTGAGTTAAAAACATTTTCTATGGATACCCAAGATCAAAACGCAAAACAGCAATTCATTAATTATGCTAATCAGCTCGAAAGTATAAGCCAAGGACTAAAAGGTCGAGTTAATTATGCTGAGCAACAAGAACCTCAATATAAACAATATCAGTCTCCGCAACAGCAACAGCAGCAACAACAGACAAAACAGAAATTTTAAAGATTCTCAATAGTAGAAGGTTTTCCTTATCTTCTACTATTTTATTTACCTCTATATCTCTGATTACATAGGACCAGCGCCCATTAGTAAGTTCCTTCCTTGAAACTGGTAAATTTGAATATAAAAAAACCAGATAGGGTTGTAATTGTTATTACTAAAATAAAGTTAGTGACTTCTGTTTTTTCACCATAAGCAATCTCAAAGCCTAATGAATTTTCAGGAAATATTCACATCATATTTTAACACATTTATCACTAATTGAGAAACATACACCTTACATCTTGAAAATTATGCACAACTTTTACTATTAATTAACAGTATGATATCATTATAAAAATAAGTAGAAATTATATGTGGGGTGGTTTACATAGTGGAGGGAAAAAATGAAAGGGCACTTCTCGTAAGTATTGAAATGCCCGGACATCATCTTATAGGTACTGAAGCATCACTTGAAGAACTTACTGAGCTTGCTAGAACTGCTGGAGCTGAGGTCTTAGGCAAATTCATCCAAAAAAGAAACAAGCCTGATACTACTTACTATATGGGCAAGGGTTTTGCTGAAGAGTTAGGTTTAAAAGCAGAAGAGCTAGCCGCAAACCTCATTATAGTAGATGAAGAACTATCAGGTACCCAGATTAGAAACTTAGAAGAAATAACAGATGTTACCGTTATTGATAGAACTAATCTTATTCTTGATATCTTTGCACAAAGAGCTAAGAGTCGGGAAGGAAAATTGCAGGTTGAGCTTGCACAGATTAATTATCGACTGCCTCGATTAACCGGTATGGGTATTCAGCTATCAAGATTAGCTGGCGGAATAGGAACTAAAGGCCCCGGTGAAACAAAACTAGAGACGGATAGGAGGCATTTAAAAAATAGAATCAATGATATAAAAAAACAAATTGCTCGAATATCAAGACAAAGAAAAATTAAACGTAAGGGTAGAAATCCAAACACTCCTTTAATAGTGTTAGTTGGTTATACAAACGCGGGAAAATCCTCTGTCAGGTATAGACTTTTAAAGGAAGTTCCATCCATTGTAACGGATACTTCTAATGAAGACCAGGGAACAGATAAGCTATTTGCAACCTTAGATTCAACTATTAGAGGTATCACACTTAAAAGTGGCAGAGAAGCTTTAATTGGAGATACTGTAGGATTTATTCAAAAGATACCACACCAGCTTATTACTTCTTTTAAAACAACTTTAGATGAAGTTTTGGAAGCAGATCTATTGCTACATGTGGTTGATATAAATAACTCATTTGCAAAGGAACAGCAGGAAGCAGTTTATAATGTCCTAGAAGAGATAGGAGCAAGCAATATAAAAAGAATAACTATCTATAACAAAATTGATCTAGTAGATCTTTCAGTTTTACCTAAGCCTCTCGATCAATCCTCATACTTATCTTTTTCAGCGAAAACAGGCAGGGGTGTGGCAGAGCTTTTAGACTTAATTGAACAAGAGCTTCCCGAAAAAAAGTTTATTTTAAATGTTCTGATACCATTTTCTCAAGGAAAAATAATATCAGATCTACATAACAATTGCAAAGTATTTGAAATGAAGTATACTACTGCTGGCACCCACTTTACAGTAGAGGTTCCTGCATACTTTTACCCCAAATTAGAATATTTTATTTTAAAATAAGGATGAAATGTAGATAAACATAATTTACCAGTATAAATATACATGAAATGTTGAAACTATTTAATGAAAGGGTTCCTGATGGCCAGCAATGACTACTAAAGTAAGATGTTTTACCTTTTTTATAAGAAATTTGTTAGTAGTCATTTGGGGGACATTTAGTGAACCCTTTCTTTTCGCTATTTACAGAGTCAAAGTAGAAAAGGGGTGTAAGAAGTTATCGTTTATCCTAACCTTTTACAGATACTAAACTGGTTTTATACCCTAGAGCTTAACCAGGTCGACTTTTACACTTCGCAGAGTAAATCAGCTAAAGATGCATATCTTAAGAAATCTTTCCTGCATTTTGCAGATGTAGAACAACAGCATGTAGACAATATTGCAGATCAAATAAAAAAAATAGGCGGCAAGCCTATTTTTATAGCTGATTACTTAGCTCCTTTAGCTGGAAAAGCAGCTGGAAAGATAGTACCCTTATTGGGCTTGAATACACAATTGAAAGTAAATATAATGATAGAAAAAAAAGCTATCCATGACTACCAGCTAATGATAAATAAACTTGATAATTGCCAGTTAAAAGATATCTTCTGGGGAAATCTACTAGATGAACAGTCCCATGTACTATCTTTTGAGCAAGAATTGAGCAGTTCACGATTAAGTCCACAATAATTAATAACAGATAGTATGATTTTTTAGTGGGATTTTATCATTATAGACAATAATTGAATTTCTACCATTATTCTTCCCTTCATAGAGGGACATGTCAGCCCTTTGAACTATATCTTTATATGAAACTATATTGTTTAAATCCAGTTCACTAATTCCCATTGTAATTGTAACCTTATCAATTACTGGACTTTTCTCATGTATAATATTTTTTGCATTAAGTAGTTCCATGATTCTTTTTCCCAAGATTACTGCCTGTTCAGAATTAGTCTCAGGCAAAATAACA
Protein-coding regions in this window:
- a CDS encoding putrescine aminotransferase (catalyzes the formation of 4-aminobutyraldehyde from putrescine and 2-oxoglutarate), with translation MVKRDSLMTIDDALQLNRDSIKKIYKTNVNPALGNLLGLLNFDKKYVRAFGVQVWDEEENSYLDFLGGYGSLNIGHNHPAVIAAIDKIKAMPNILQASINPLASVLAYNLAEITPGNLSNVFFGNSGAEAVEGALKTAKIYTGKGKIVYCEGSFHGKTAGALSVTGRVKYQKPFYPLIPQCEAVPFGDLEGLEKALINKDVACFIVEPIQGEGGIIVPPEGYLKEVRKICTKYETLLIVDEVQTGFGRTGKMFASEWDDVIPDIMCLAKSLGGGIMPIGVFITSKAIWEKSYGETDRATLHTSTFGGNSWAVAAAIATIGVIYDENLINEAEEKGEYLLKRLLELKNKYPLIQDIRGKGLLVGIEFQQGKSVLDKMIGGKVSELSQEYTGALVAGELLNAHNIITAYTINNPNVIRLEPPLTVTYEELDYVVNSLDKTFAANKSVIKLALNSSKNIIGSLFKR